One window of the Klebsiella oxytoca genome contains the following:
- the minC gene encoding septum site-determining protein MinC: MSNTPIELKGSSFTLSVVHLHDANPEVIRQALEDKIAQAPAFLRHAPVVVNISSIEDNVDWRPLHEAIAATGLRIMAVSGCKLPRLKTEIDRAGIPLLTEGKEKVARQAAPEPVTPPPAVNQITKTRLIDQPVRSGQRIYAPHCDLIVTNHVSAGAELIADGNIHVYGMLRGRALAGAGGDRDAQIFCTNLSAELLSIAGEYWLSDNIPAEFYGKAARLRLDDSALTIQSLN; encoded by the coding sequence ATGTCAAATACGCCAATCGAACTTAAGGGCAGTAGCTTCACCTTATCTGTGGTTCATTTGCACGATGCAAATCCCGAGGTTATTCGTCAGGCGTTAGAAGACAAAATCGCCCAGGCTCCCGCCTTTTTACGTCATGCTCCCGTGGTAGTAAATATCAGCAGCATTGAAGATAACGTCGACTGGCGCCCTCTTCATGAAGCGATTGCCGCCACCGGCCTGCGTATTATGGCCGTAAGCGGATGTAAACTTCCTCGGCTGAAAACCGAAATTGACCGCGCCGGGATCCCTTTATTAACCGAAGGGAAAGAAAAAGTGGCTCGTCAGGCCGCGCCTGAACCCGTCACCCCACCGCCAGCTGTTAATCAGATCACAAAAACGCGTTTGATTGATCAGCCTGTACGTTCCGGTCAGCGTATTTATGCGCCACACTGTGATCTAATTGTTACAAACCATGTGAGTGCCGGGGCTGAACTTATCGCCGATGGTAATATCCATGTATATGGCATGCTGCGGGGTCGTGCGCTGGCGGGCGCTGGCGGTGACAGAGACGCCCAAATATTTTGTACTAACCTCTCGGCGGAACTGCTTTCCATCGCGGGGGAATACTGGCTGAGTGATAACATTCCGGCCGAATTTTATGGCAAAGCGGCCCGTCTGCGTTTAGACGACAGCGCTTTGACGATTCAATCGTTGAATTAA
- a CDS encoding YcgL domain-containing protein, with product MFCVIYRSTKREQTYLYVEKKDDFSRVPDELMYSFGTPKLAMILPLDGRKKLIHADLDKVKQALTDQGYYLQLPPPSENLLKKHLAEQGNKSD from the coding sequence ATGTTTTGTGTGATCTATCGAAGTACTAAACGTGAGCAAACCTATTTATATGTCGAAAAAAAGGACGATTTCTCCCGCGTTCCCGACGAATTAATGTATAGCTTCGGTACGCCTAAATTGGCAATGATTTTGCCGCTCGATGGACGAAAAAAACTCATTCATGCCGATTTGGATAAAGTGAAACAGGCGCTGACCGATCAGGGCTATTACCTTCAACTTCCTCCACCGTCTGAAAACTTACTCAAGAAACACCTGGCGGAACAGGGGAATAAATCTGATTAA
- the dsbB gene encoding disulfide bond formation protein DsbB codes for MLRYLNQCSRGRGAWLLMALTAFILELVALWFQHVMLLQPCVMCIYERCALFGIMGAGIVGAIAPKSPLRYVAIMIWLYSALRGLQLAWEHTMIQLHPSPFQTCDFAARFPTWLPLDKWLPQVFVASGDCSVRQWEFLTLEMPQWLVGIFAAYLVVGVLVLIAQPFKPKKRDLFGR; via the coding sequence ATGTTGCGATATTTAAACCAGTGCTCACGGGGACGCGGTGCCTGGCTCCTGATGGCGCTAACCGCCTTCATTCTTGAATTAGTGGCTTTGTGGTTCCAGCACGTGATGTTGCTGCAACCGTGCGTAATGTGTATTTACGAGCGCTGTGCGCTGTTTGGCATTATGGGGGCGGGTATTGTTGGCGCCATTGCGCCTAAATCGCCGCTGCGCTACGTAGCCATTATGATTTGGCTCTACAGCGCCTTACGCGGTCTGCAGCTGGCATGGGAGCACACCATGATCCAGCTGCATCCATCCCCTTTCCAGACCTGCGATTTTGCCGCTCGTTTCCCGACGTGGCTGCCGCTGGATAAATGGCTGCCTCAGGTTTTCGTTGCTAGCGGGGACTGCTCGGTACGCCAGTGGGAATTCCTGACGCTGGAGATGCCGCAGTGGCTGGTCGGGATCTTTGCAGCCTATCTGGTGGTCGGTGTGCTGGTTCTTATCGCGCAGCCGTTTAAACCTAAAAAACGCGATCTCTTCGGCCGCTAA
- a CDS encoding YcgN family cysteine cluster protein — translation MSEQPFWQQKTLDEMSDAEWESLCDGCGQCCLHKLMDEDTDEIYFTNVACRQLNIKTCQCRNYERRFEYEPDCIKLTRDNLPTFEWLPPTCAYRLLAEGKPLPHWHPLLTGSKVAMHGERISIRHIAVKESTVVDWQDHILNKPDWAQ, via the coding sequence ATGAGCGAACAACCTTTCTGGCAACAAAAAACGCTGGACGAAATGAGCGATGCGGAGTGGGAATCACTTTGCGATGGCTGCGGACAGTGCTGCCTGCATAAGCTGATGGATGAAGATACCGATGAAATCTATTTCACCAACGTCGCCTGCCGTCAGCTCAATATTAAGACCTGCCAGTGCCGTAACTATGAGCGCCGCTTCGAATATGAGCCGGACTGCATTAAGTTAACGCGCGACAATTTGCCGACGTTTGAATGGCTGCCGCCGACCTGCGCCTATCGTCTGCTGGCGGAAGGTAAGCCTTTGCCGCACTGGCATCCGCTGTTAACCGGCTCGAAGGTGGCAATGCATGGTGAGCGTATTTCCATTCGTCATATTGCGGTGAAAGAGTCCACCGTCGTTGACTGGCAGGATCATATTTTAAATAAGCCAGACTGGGCGCAGTAA
- a CDS encoding fumarylacetoacetate hydrolase family protein, with product MYQHHNWQGALLDYPVSKVVCVGSNYAKHILEMGSATPEEPVLFIKPETALCDIRQPLVLPEGLGSVHHEVELAVLIGGTLRQATEEHVLKAIAGYGVALDLTLRDLQGKMKKAGQPWEKAKGFDNSCPISGFIPAAEFQGDAQNTTLSLKVNGDVRQQGSTADMIHKIVPLIAYMSRFFTLKAGDVVLTGTPEGVGPLSSGDELEVGFNGFSLTTRVL from the coding sequence ATGTACCAACATCATAACTGGCAGGGGGCGCTACTGGATTATCCGGTAAGCAAGGTAGTTTGTGTGGGCAGTAACTATGCAAAGCACATTCTGGAGATGGGCAGCGCGACGCCGGAAGAGCCGGTGCTGTTTATTAAACCAGAGACGGCGCTATGCGATATCCGCCAGCCGTTGGTGCTTCCTGAAGGGCTGGGGTCGGTGCATCATGAAGTGGAGCTGGCGGTGCTGATTGGCGGTACGCTGCGTCAGGCAACTGAAGAACATGTGCTCAAAGCCATCGCCGGCTATGGCGTGGCGCTGGATCTGACTCTGCGCGATCTGCAGGGTAAAATGAAAAAGGCCGGTCAGCCCTGGGAAAAGGCGAAAGGCTTTGACAATTCCTGTCCGATTTCTGGATTTATTCCCGCCGCCGAGTTTCAGGGCGACGCGCAGAATACGACGCTGAGCCTGAAGGTGAACGGCGATGTCCGTCAGCAGGGCTCGACGGCCGACATGATTCATAAAATCGTCCCGCTTATCGCCTATATGTCGCGCTTCTTCACCCTGAAGGCCGGTGATGTGGTGCTGACCGGTACCCCGGAAGGCGTGGGGCCGTTAAGCAGCGGCGACGAACTGGAAGTCGGTTTCAACGGATTCTCGCTAACCACCCGCGTGCTGTAA